One genomic window of Candidatus Nitrosopumilus sediminis includes the following:
- a CDS encoding ABC transporter ATP-binding protein: protein MNEILKVEHLKKYFTKKGMFGAKSITVKATDDVSFSVRQGEVFVLAGESGSGKSTIAKLILKSIELDSGKIFFDGQEIDDQKENLEKIRMNCQMIHQDPYDSINPRMKIGQIVSEPLEIHKIGSKEDRDKRVIDVLHEVKLEPAEDIVKRYPHMLSGGQRQRVVLARALALKPKVILADEPVSMLDVSIRAEMLELMQELQKKYNISFIYITHDLATARYFGQRIGILYKGKIVEIGPIDQVLTKPRHPYTQALIDAISQPDPENLHRERKIRINEPASIDTEHGCKFRDRCPYAIEKCVEEPDLKMTNEDHYFACFVKLD, encoded by the coding sequence ATGAATGAAATACTAAAAGTAGAGCATTTGAAAAAATATTTCACTAAAAAAGGAATGTTCGGAGCAAAGTCCATCACAGTTAAAGCAACGGATGATGTTTCATTTTCCGTAAGACAAGGAGAAGTTTTTGTTTTAGCTGGAGAATCAGGATCTGGAAAATCTACTATTGCAAAATTAATCTTAAAATCAATTGAGTTAGATTCTGGAAAAATATTTTTTGATGGACAAGAAATTGATGATCAAAAAGAAAATTTGGAAAAAATTAGAATGAATTGTCAGATGATTCATCAGGATCCATACGACTCCATAAACCCAAGAATGAAAATAGGCCAGATTGTATCAGAACCACTTGAAATACACAAAATAGGAAGCAAAGAAGATAGAGATAAACGAGTTATCGATGTTTTGCACGAAGTAAAACTTGAACCTGCTGAAGATATTGTTAAAAGATATCCACACATGTTGTCAGGAGGACAAAGACAGAGAGTGGTATTAGCACGAGCACTTGCACTAAAACCCAAAGTAATTCTTGCAGATGAACCAGTTTCGATGCTAGATGTTTCAATTAGAGCAGAAATGCTTGAGTTGATGCAGGAATTACAAAAAAAATACAACATTTCATTTATTTACATCACACATGATTTGGCTACTGCAAGATATTTTGGTCAAAGGATAGGGATATTGTATAAGGGCAAAATTGTGGAAATTGGGCCAATAGACCAAGTTCTAACCAAACCAAGGCATCCATATACTCAGGCATTGATTGATGCAATTTCACAGCCAGACCCAGAAAACTTACACAGAGAAAGAAAAATCAGGATAAATGAACCTGCAAGTATTGACACTGAACATGGATGTAAATTTAGAGACAGATGTCCTTATGCTATCGAGAAATGTGTTGAAGAGCCAGATCTGAAAATGACAAACGAAGATCATTATTTTGCATGTTTTGTAAAATTAGACTAG
- the egtD gene encoding L-histidine N(alpha)-methyltransferase, which translates to MNKTLQKNLDYKKFVVDSKLQYFKPHAGKIEKTFAEEISFSLNRKSKFISPKFFYDKKGSDLFETICTLPEYYPTRTEIQILKNLQNDLPSFIDESFRLVELGSGASVKTRLILDVFTKLQSNTEYFPIDISEILTESSEQLLQDYNSLHITGIIDTYEGGLEFLKNYDDKKNLILFLGSSFGNFSPVNGKNFLEKINSTMKSGDLFLIGLDLVKDSKILESAYNDSQGITAKFNLNVLSRINDELDADFDLNNFSHHSIYNKEDQRIEMYLKSLVNQSVIISKSNLSLNLEKNELIHTEYSHKYTLDQIKILLESVGFKIEHVWLDDQTHFSLTLVSKN; encoded by the coding sequence TTGAACAAAACCCTTCAAAAAAATCTAGATTACAAAAAATTTGTTGTTGATTCTAAACTTCAATACTTTAAACCACATGCAGGTAAAATTGAAAAAACATTTGCTGAAGAGATCTCTTTTAGCCTAAATAGAAAATCAAAATTCATCTCCCCGAAATTTTTTTATGATAAAAAAGGCTCTGATTTGTTTGAGACTATATGCACTCTTCCCGAGTACTATCCTACGCGAACTGAAATCCAAATCCTAAAGAACCTGCAGAATGATTTGCCTTCATTTATAGATGAATCTTTTAGACTAGTTGAACTTGGTAGCGGTGCGTCTGTTAAGACTAGGCTTATTCTTGATGTTTTTACAAAACTACAGTCTAACACTGAATATTTTCCCATAGATATTTCTGAAATTTTGACCGAAAGCTCTGAACAATTACTTCAAGATTACAACAGTCTTCACATTACAGGTATAATTGATACTTATGAAGGTGGGTTGGAATTTCTCAAAAATTATGATGACAAAAAAAATCTAATTCTATTTTTAGGTTCTAGCTTTGGAAATTTTTCTCCTGTTAACGGAAAAAACTTTTTGGAAAAAATAAACTCTACGATGAAATCTGGTGATCTATTTTTAATTGGATTAGATTTGGTAAAAGACTCAAAAATTTTAGAATCTGCCTATAATGATTCACAAGGAATTACTGCCAAATTCAATCTTAATGTGCTCTCTCGAATCAATGATGAACTTGATGCTGATTTTGATTTGAATAATTTTTCACACCATTCCATATACAATAAAGAAGATCAAAGAATTGAGATGTATTTGAAATCTCTTGTAAATCAGTCTGTAATAATTTCAAAATCTAACTTGTCATTAAATCTGGAAAAAAATGAATTGATTCACACCGAATACTCTCACAAATACACTCTGGACCAAATTAAAATTCTTCTTGAAAGTGTCGGATTTAAGATTGAACATGTTTGGTTAGATGACCAAACTCATTTTTCTCTAACTCTTGTATCAAAAAACTAA
- the egtB gene encoding ergothioneine biosynthesis protein EgtB: MTSNPELDSDNSLLEQFKETRSRTLELVKTLEKDDFVVQTAFFMSPPKWHIGHVSWIYEAIMSKIDKNYEFYSKEFSEYLNSYYQQFGVPHDKGLRGVVSRPTTDQIFQYFNTINQRVEKFIKSQILSEDATKLLVMGFHHECQHQELLVYDLQHLLAEQYRPVKKNQCPKPINIEKKSVQIKGGIYTMGNNGKEFCYDIELPEHKVFLNDYKIDIFPITNQQYLEFIEDGGYEIYKYWLSDGWEKVKANKWIAPMYWEKINGVWHVRDFLGIREINPNEPVCHVSFYEADAYCKWAGKRLPTEAEWEKAACWNEEKQEKTAFPWGNESPTTEKCNLLESYNWNCSEIGAYPEGVSHSGCQQMIGDVWEWTSSEFTGYPGFKSGFDEYNDKWFTNQKVLRGGSFGTPKMSIRGSYRNFFRLDERWLFSGFRCAEDI, from the coding sequence ATGACTTCAAATCCAGAATTAGATTCAGATAATTCATTGCTGGAACAATTTAAAGAAACTCGAAGTAGGACATTAGAACTTGTAAAGACTTTAGAAAAAGATGATTTTGTTGTTCAGACAGCATTTTTTATGAGTCCCCCAAAATGGCACATTGGTCATGTAAGTTGGATTTATGAAGCAATAATGAGTAAAATAGATAAAAATTATGAATTTTATTCTAAAGAATTTTCAGAATATCTAAATTCCTATTATCAGCAATTTGGAGTGCCGCATGATAAAGGATTACGCGGAGTAGTGTCAAGACCAACAACAGACCAAATTTTTCAATATTTTAACACAATCAATCAGAGAGTAGAGAAATTTATCAAATCTCAAATATTGAGTGAAGATGCCACCAAATTGTTAGTTATGGGATTTCATCATGAATGTCAGCATCAAGAACTCTTAGTTTATGATTTACAGCATTTGCTTGCAGAGCAGTATAGGCCTGTAAAGAAAAATCAGTGTCCAAAACCAATCAACATAGAAAAAAAATCAGTTCAGATCAAAGGAGGAATATACACAATGGGAAATAATGGAAAAGAATTTTGTTATGATATTGAACTACCAGAACACAAAGTTTTCCTCAATGATTACAAAATAGATATTTTCCCAATAACAAATCAACAATATTTAGAATTTATCGAAGATGGAGGATATGAGATATACAAGTACTGGTTATCAGATGGATGGGAAAAGGTCAAAGCAAACAAATGGATTGCCCCCATGTATTGGGAAAAGATCAATGGCGTGTGGCATGTCAGAGATTTTCTAGGAATTAGAGAAATCAATCCAAATGAACCTGTGTGTCATGTTAGTTTCTATGAAGCAGATGCATATTGTAAATGGGCAGGTAAAAGGCTTCCAACAGAAGCAGAATGGGAAAAGGCCGCATGTTGGAATGAAGAAAAACAAGAAAAAACAGCATTCCCGTGGGGAAATGAAAGTCCAACGACAGAGAAATGCAATTTATTAGAATCATATAATTGGAATTGTTCAGAAATCGGAGCATACCCTGAAGGAGTAAGCCATTCAGGATGTCAACAAATGATTGGAGATGTGTGGGAGTGGACTTCATCAGAGTTTACAGGATATCCAGGATTCAAATCAGGTTTTGATGAATATAATGACAAATGGTTTACAAATCAAAAAGTTTTGAGAGGAGGATCATTTGGAACACCAAAAATGTCAATCCGAGGAAGTTATAGGAATTTCTTCAGACTAGATGAACGTTGGTTGTTTTCAGGGTTTAGATGTGCTGAAGATATTTAG
- the proS gene encoding proline--tRNA ligase, translated as MVKEDVGITVSKKGDFSEWYTQVVLKAKLADYAPVKGLIVLRPDGYSIWESLRSTFDKKFSRNGIRNGFLPILIPESLLGKEQKHFAGFNPEVFWVTHSGTNVVGDRLALRPTSETLAYTLYSKWIQSWRDLPLKINFWNTALRAEIKATKPFLRTSEFLWQEGHTVHSTKEEAEKEVMKILDIYKDTVEEELAIPVTTGKKSEKEKFVGAVYTTTMESIMPDGKALQMGTSHFLGQNFSIPFEVKFADKNNVEHFAWQTSWGVSWRLIGAMIMVHGDDTGLVLPPKVAPIQVVIVPIYRNDEGEGIVLPKVEEIKKELESKDLRVHVDEREGLSPGYKFNDWEMKGVPLRIEIGPKDIEKNSIVVAKRYNLEKINLSFTEIEKIPTILDEIQVEMLKKAKEEAKKNTLEMSNYSDFKSKIERGGFFNSPWCGKLECEEKIKEETGAEIRVIPFDSENNNKKCIYCQQQSESIPIFARGY; from the coding sequence TTGGTTAAAGAAGACGTAGGCATCACAGTTTCAAAAAAAGGCGATTTTAGTGAGTGGTACACACAAGTAGTTCTCAAAGCTAAACTTGCAGATTATGCTCCAGTGAAAGGATTAATTGTTCTCAGACCAGATGGATACTCCATTTGGGAGTCACTTAGAAGCACATTTGATAAAAAATTTTCAAGAAATGGTATTAGAAACGGATTTTTGCCAATATTAATTCCAGAGTCACTTTTAGGAAAAGAGCAGAAACATTTTGCAGGATTTAATCCAGAAGTATTTTGGGTTACTCATTCAGGAACCAACGTAGTCGGGGATAGACTTGCGTTAAGACCTACATCTGAAACACTGGCTTATACACTATATTCAAAATGGATTCAAAGCTGGAGAGACTTACCATTAAAAATTAATTTTTGGAATACAGCCCTGAGAGCAGAAATTAAAGCAACAAAACCATTCCTTAGAACATCAGAATTTTTGTGGCAAGAAGGTCATACAGTGCATTCTACAAAAGAAGAGGCAGAAAAAGAAGTGATGAAGATTTTAGATATTTACAAAGATACGGTTGAAGAAGAATTAGCAATTCCTGTAACGACAGGAAAAAAAAGTGAAAAAGAAAAGTTTGTCGGCGCAGTGTATACAACAACTATGGAATCAATTATGCCAGACGGAAAAGCATTGCAAATGGGTACATCTCATTTTCTTGGCCAAAATTTTTCAATACCATTTGAAGTAAAATTTGCAGATAAAAACAATGTAGAACATTTTGCATGGCAAACATCATGGGGAGTGTCTTGGAGATTAATTGGGGCAATGATAATGGTTCACGGAGATGATACGGGATTAGTGTTACCACCAAAGGTAGCTCCAATACAAGTAGTCATTGTACCAATATACAGAAATGATGAAGGAGAAGGCATAGTTCTTCCAAAAGTGGAAGAAATCAAAAAAGAATTAGAATCAAAAGATCTTAGAGTACATGTAGATGAACGAGAAGGGTTATCGCCAGGTTACAAATTCAATGATTGGGAAATGAAAGGAGTCCCACTAAGAATAGAGATAGGTCCCAAAGATATTGAAAAAAATAGCATAGTAGTTGCAAAAAGATACAATCTTGAAAAAATTAATTTGAGTTTTACAGAAATTGAGAAAATACCCACAATATTAGATGAAATTCAAGTAGAGATGCTAAAAAAAGCCAAAGAAGAAGCAAAAAAGAATACTTTAGAAATGTCCAATTATTCGGATTTTAAATCAAAAATTGAAAGAGGCGGATTCTTCAATTCACCATGGTGTGGTAAATTAGAATGTGAAGAAAAAATTAAAGAAGAGACAGGGGCTGAAATCAGGGTCATTCCATTTGATAGTGAAAATAATAACAAAAAATGCATTTATTGTCAACAACAAAGTGAGTCAATACCAATTTTTGCAAGGGGATATTAG
- the serB gene encoding phosphoserine phosphatase SerB, translating into MLVIFDVEGVLYDEEYLPILAEKLNKQDEIWEITKQGIQGKINWEEGLRTRVAALKGLDEKICQQVSDELPIMTGAKEACKALKAAGWKLMAVSGGFTLMMHRLKKELDLDYVFSNELIFKDGKLDGVKINVDSDKSKSARIKIEEWGEKKEDIVCVVDGANDVKLFDICGLGIAYRAQDIVKDLATTTLEEKDLSKIIDIINKHYKLELEATTPA; encoded by the coding sequence TTGTTAGTAATTTTTGATGTTGAAGGTGTTTTGTATGATGAAGAATATCTCCCTATTCTTGCAGAAAAACTCAACAAACAAGATGAAATTTGGGAAATAACAAAACAAGGAATTCAAGGAAAAATTAACTGGGAGGAAGGATTGCGAACTAGAGTTGCTGCCCTTAAAGGGTTAGATGAAAAAATTTGCCAACAAGTCTCAGATGAATTGCCTATAATGACTGGTGCAAAAGAAGCATGTAAGGCATTAAAAGCTGCAGGATGGAAATTGATGGCTGTATCTGGTGGTTTTACTTTAATGATGCATAGATTGAAAAAAGAATTGGATCTTGACTATGTTTTCTCTAATGAATTGATATTCAAAGATGGAAAATTAGATGGTGTTAAAATTAATGTTGATTCTGATAAATCAAAATCTGCACGCATAAAAATTGAAGAATGGGGTGAGAAAAAAGAAGATATTGTTTGTGTTGTAGATGGTGCAAATGACGTTAAATTGTTTGATATTTGTGGTCTGGGAATTGCATATCGTGCTCAGGATATTGTAAAAGATTTGGCAACTACTACTTTGGAAGAAAAAGATCTTTCTAAAATTATAGATATTATTAACAAACACTACAAACTTGAATTAGAAGCTACAACACCTGCATAA
- the cofE gene encoding coenzyme F420-0:L-glutamate ligase: MQIIPIHVEKEITPSDDLSDIVLKSEKLIDGDILVIAQKIVSKQEGRLVDLSTVTPSLLAEGISSQYQKNPKITELILSESKRIIRMSNGILIVETHHGFICANAGIDESNIEEGYATLLPLDSDVSAQKIRKKILEHSGKNVAVIISDTFGRPFRMGQTNHAIGISGLNPILDYEGTNDSFNKILRVTAIAIADELASTSELVMGKSLKCPFAIIRGYSFESGEHGVDELIRPEHEDLFR; encoded by the coding sequence TTGCAAATAATTCCAATACATGTTGAAAAAGAGATCACTCCTTCCGATGATCTTTCTGACATTGTCCTAAAATCTGAGAAGTTAATTGATGGTGACATTCTAGTTATTGCACAAAAAATCGTCTCTAAACAAGAAGGACGATTAGTAGATCTATCTACTGTAACACCTTCCTTGTTGGCAGAAGGTATTAGCTCACAATATCAAAAGAATCCCAAAATTACTGAATTGATTTTATCTGAATCAAAAAGAATTATCAGAATGAGTAATGGGATCTTGATAGTTGAAACTCATCATGGTTTCATTTGTGCAAATGCAGGAATTGATGAAAGTAATATTGAAGAAGGTTATGCTACTTTGTTGCCCCTTGACTCTGATGTCTCTGCGCAAAAAATCAGAAAGAAAATTTTAGAACACTCTGGCAAAAATGTTGCAGTAATAATTTCTGACACTTTTGGTAGACCATTTAGGATGGGTCAAACGAATCATGCAATTGGCATATCTGGTTTAAACCCAATTTTAGATTATGAGGGAACTAATGATTCTTTTAATAAAATTTTACGCGTTACTGCAATTGCAATTGCAGATGAACTTGCATCTACATCTGAGTTGGTAATGGGAAAATCACTAAAATGCCCATTTGCAATAATTCGTGGATATTCATTTGAATCTGGTGAACATGGGGTGGATGAATTAATTCGGCCTGAACATGAGGATCTTTTTAGATGA
- a CDS encoding arginine--tRNA ligase codes for MTFKSILDEIENNLNKILSDLSITDVKFSVEPAKPGFGDVSSNISYLLAKQLKKSPKEIAEMLSEKYSNCTNTLVLKSEAHPSGYLNFYANWDKLSQLILSESYLDTCGDVDIGNGSTIVVEHTSVNPNKALHIGHIRNIIIGDTISRILQKANYKVNVLNYIDDSGLQVADIIVGFKHLGYDQEPPNGKKFDHYCGDDVYVKTTEKYDADPSLEEIRKNILKELEDGNSEIAKFADKITRRVLAGQLETCWNLGVTYDCLNFESQIIRSGLWTKIFEKLKEMKLVEFENEGKNNGCWVIRGEDKEEDKVIVRSNGTATYIAKDIPYAAWKLGLLEDPFNYEKYVPEQPNSRILWQTTLNHANPISKNFTGEKVVTVIDSRQARLQKIITSLMGKFKSVPDAYNHLGYESVTLSSETAKTLGLDTDGKQAQMSGRKGLYVNADSVYDILKEKTKDETKKRHPEMSDSEIDSIADSVSVGTLRYEMIKQDLDKIITFDLTKSLSLEGDTAPYIQYTHARASRILEKSDRSPSIDVNFSLLKEKSELDLIKNIGLFNLQVRDATNNLSPKVIARYCHDLAVAFNSFYEKSKVLDLGDVELENSRLCLVNSFKIVLEKALDLLGIKAPVKM; via the coding sequence ATGACTTTCAAATCAATACTTGATGAAATTGAAAATAATCTAAACAAAATATTATCTGATCTATCTATCACTGATGTAAAATTCTCTGTTGAACCGGCAAAACCTGGATTTGGTGATGTTAGCTCTAACATTTCTTATTTGCTTGCAAAACAACTCAAAAAAAGTCCTAAAGAGATTGCTGAAATGCTATCTGAAAAATATTCAAATTGTACAAATACTTTGGTTTTAAAATCAGAAGCACATCCATCAGGATATCTTAATTTCTATGCAAACTGGGACAAACTAAGCCAATTGATTTTGTCTGAATCTTATCTTGATACATGTGGTGATGTCGACATTGGTAATGGTTCGACAATAGTGGTAGAACATACCAGTGTAAATCCAAACAAAGCGCTTCACATTGGACACATTAGAAATATCATCATAGGGGATACTATTTCTAGAATTTTACAAAAAGCGAATTACAAAGTAAATGTGTTAAACTACATTGATGATTCTGGGCTACAAGTCGCTGACATTATAGTTGGATTCAAACACTTGGGATATGATCAAGAACCGCCAAATGGTAAGAAGTTTGATCATTATTGTGGTGATGATGTTTATGTTAAGACTACTGAGAAATATGATGCTGATCCTAGTCTTGAAGAGATTAGGAAAAATATTCTAAAAGAACTTGAAGATGGAAATTCTGAAATCGCAAAATTTGCAGATAAAATTACTAGAAGAGTATTAGCAGGACAACTTGAAACTTGTTGGAATCTTGGAGTAACCTATGATTGCTTAAATTTTGAATCTCAAATCATTCGTTCTGGTTTGTGGACTAAAATCTTTGAAAAACTAAAAGAAATGAAACTTGTTGAGTTTGAAAATGAGGGAAAAAATAATGGTTGTTGGGTTATTAGAGGCGAAGATAAGGAAGAAGATAAGGTAATTGTTCGTAGTAATGGAACTGCAACATACATTGCCAAAGATATCCCATATGCTGCTTGGAAGCTAGGGTTACTTGAAGATCCCTTCAATTATGAAAAATATGTCCCTGAACAGCCAAATTCTCGTATTTTATGGCAAACCACCTTGAATCATGCGAACCCTATTTCAAAAAATTTTACTGGTGAAAAGGTTGTAACTGTTATTGATTCTAGACAAGCTAGATTGCAAAAGATCATTACTTCTTTGATGGGGAAATTCAAATCTGTCCCAGATGCATACAATCACCTGGGTTATGAATCGGTAACTCTAAGCTCAGAAACTGCAAAAACACTTGGTTTGGATACTGATGGAAAACAAGCTCAAATGTCTGGACGTAAAGGATTGTATGTAAATGCTGATTCTGTATATGATATTCTAAAAGAGAAAACAAAAGATGAAACTAAAAAAAGACATCCTGAAATGAGTGATTCTGAAATTGATTCGATAGCCGACTCTGTATCTGTTGGAACTTTAAGATATGAAATGATAAAACAGGATTTGGATAAAATCATTACTTTTGATTTAACAAAATCTCTTAGCTTGGAAGGTGACACTGCTCCCTATATTCAATATACACATGCAAGAGCGTCTAGAATATTGGAAAAATCTGATCGTTCCCCAAGCATTGATGTAAATTTTTCTTTACTGAAAGAGAAATCTGAATTAGATTTGATCAAAAACATTGGACTTTTTAATTTACAAGTTAGAGATGCAACAAATAACCTCTCACCCAAAGTCATTGCCCGCTATTGCCATGATTTGGCAGTTGCGTTTAATTCATTTTATGAAAAATCAAAGGTTTTAGATTTGGGTGATGTTGAACTAGAGAATTCTCGATTATGCCTAGTAAATTCTTTCAAAATTGTTTTAGAAAAAGCATTAGATCTTTTAGGAATCAAAGCACCTGTTAAAATGTAA
- a CDS encoding phosphoglycolate phosphatase produces the protein MKKRTFAVDIDGTITENGGGRIHLDALDALRRLTVMGHNVIYVTGRSSVEGFLLSVFGGTTKIAVGENGGCITLDSDDHILLGNIDECKSAFDIIKNNIDGVKEKRVFPRMTEVVLERTFDLDLARKLLSEKNIPVELSDSQYAYHINSPGINKGTGFRKIMEKLSILPEDVIAIGDSATDIPLFNVAKTSIALGNASDQVKSEASMVVSSGAGDGVLEALDKLAPRLSEM, from the coding sequence ATGAAAAAGAGAACATTTGCAGTCGATATTGATGGAACTATCACTGAAAATGGTGGTGGTAGAATACATTTGGATGCCCTTGATGCATTACGACGTTTAACCGTCATGGGACATAATGTCATCTATGTCACAGGGCGGTCCTCTGTTGAAGGATTCCTACTATCTGTTTTTGGTGGAACCACCAAAATTGCTGTTGGTGAAAATGGTGGGTGCATTACATTAGATTCTGATGATCATATCTTGTTGGGCAATATTGATGAATGCAAAAGCGCTTTTGATATAATTAAAAACAATATTGATGGTGTAAAAGAAAAGCGAGTTTTTCCTAGGATGACTGAGGTTGTTTTAGAGAGAACTTTTGATTTAGATCTTGCTCGAAAACTACTTTCTGAAAAAAATATTCCAGTTGAATTATCTGATAGTCAATATGCATACCATATCAATTCACCTGGTATTAACAAGGGAACTGGCTTTAGAAAAATCATGGAAAAATTATCTATTTTGCCTGAAGATGTGATTGCCATCGGCGACAGTGCAACTGATATTCCTTTATTCAATGTGGCAAAAACTAGCATCGCATTGGGAAATGCATCCGATCAGGTAAAATCTGAAGCAAGTATGGTAGTCTCATCTGGTGCAGGTGATGGTGTTCTTGAAGCATTAGATAAATTAGCACCTAGATTATCTGAGATGTAA
- a CDS encoding OBG GTPase family GTP-binding protein, whose product MGIPEKIKAIQDEMAKTQINKATEHHIGLLKAKIAKLKREQESEVAKKSGMKQDGFDVRRSGDATVVFIGLPSVGKSTLLNKMTGAKSTVGAFQFTTLTVVPGMMEYRGAKIQVLDLPGIIKGASTGKGLGKRILSVARTADLVLLILDVFQPYHEDVLTNELGNIGIRLNQLPPNITIEKASMGGIAIAQQVKLTKITEKHLKDILHLYGLVSARVVIREDITSEQLADHIAGNISYSKALTVLNKIDLVDEAFLKDLKKKIKSDVIEVSANSDTNIELLKEKIYEKLKFIRIYMRPKGGETDFKEPFIAREGDTVEDICNKMHRRLRREFRYGLVWGKSVKFGGQRVGLNHVLLDEDVLTIIKRRGV is encoded by the coding sequence TTGGGAATTCCTGAAAAAATTAAAGCCATTCAAGATGAGATGGCAAAAACTCAGATCAATAAAGCGACTGAGCACCACATTGGATTACTAAAGGCAAAGATTGCAAAATTGAAAAGAGAGCAAGAATCAGAAGTTGCAAAAAAATCAGGAATGAAGCAAGATGGCTTTGATGTAAGACGTAGTGGGGATGCAACTGTTGTATTCATTGGATTGCCAAGTGTTGGAAAATCGACTTTGTTAAACAAAATGACAGGAGCAAAATCCACAGTAGGAGCTTTTCAATTCACAACGTTAACTGTAGTTCCAGGCATGATGGAATACAGGGGTGCAAAAATCCAAGTATTAGATCTGCCAGGAATTATCAAAGGAGCATCTACAGGTAAGGGCTTAGGAAAGAGGATCTTGTCAGTTGCCAGAACTGCAGACTTGGTCTTACTGATATTAGATGTCTTTCAACCATATCACGAAGATGTTTTAACAAACGAATTGGGAAATATTGGAATTCGATTAAACCAATTACCACCAAACATCACAATTGAAAAAGCATCAATGGGAGGAATTGCAATTGCACAGCAAGTAAAGTTAACAAAAATTACTGAAAAACACCTCAAAGACATCCTACATCTGTATGGATTAGTTAGTGCAAGAGTGGTAATTAGGGAAGATATCACATCAGAACAGTTGGCTGATCATATTGCAGGAAACATAAGTTATTCTAAAGCACTTACGGTATTAAACAAAATAGATTTGGTAGATGAAGCATTTCTAAAAGATTTGAAGAAGAAAATTAAATCAGACGTAATAGAAGTATCAGCAAATTCAGATACAAATATTGAATTACTCAAAGAGAAGATTTACGAGAAATTAAAATTCATCAGAATTTACATGAGACCAAAAGGAGGAGAAACAGATTTCAAAGAACCATTTATTGCAAGAGAAGGAGACACGGTGGAAGACATCTGTAATAAAATGCATCGAAGATTAAGAAGAGAATTCAGATACGGTTTGGTTTGGGGAAAAAGTGTAAAGTTTGGTGGACAAAGAGTAGGTTTGAATCATGTTTTACTTGATGAAGATGTACTTACGATCATCAAAAGACGCGGTGTTTAG